The Drosophila innubila isolate TH190305 chromosome 2L unlocalized genomic scaffold, UK_Dinn_1.0 4_B_2L, whole genome shotgun sequence genome segment AAGCTATCTAAATCTCCAACGAACCCGGAGGGAAGAGCGATTTCCATGACAGCCATGTTGGAGTCCTTGGTTGGATCGTTCGATTCTAGGGGCACGTATTCGGCACAGATCTCAAGAGTCAGCTGCTGCAGGGGAGTGTCCTTCACAGTGGGCGTTACCTTGAAGCTGGGCTTCTTGTCCTTCTCAGCCAGATTGTAGCGATACGACAGTTGAACCATTGCCGATCCTTGACCCTTGGCGGTAAAATCGATCTTTTGTGTTGTCTTTGGCAGTACGTGACTCTGCAGGACCAATGAGTTGTCAGGTTTCACTTGAATGGTGTCCTTGTTGTCATTGCCAGCGCCATCGGAGGATGTAAAGTCAATGTCGATGTTTCCAGTGCCAGAACCCGTCTTAAAGGCGAACTTGGTCAAGGCTTGCAGACCGATGACCGTATCCTGTGTGGAGGAGAAGCCACCGTTGCTATTACGCTGGGCAATCAACCACTTGATGATCGGCAGCGATGCCTCGGCAGATTCCTCCTCCAGGAGTGCCATCAGCACATAAGATGTAATCTCAACATCATTACTACGTGGATGCCAGTAGACTGAACGATCCGATTCACTGGACGGCGAATTTGCCTTGGACCACCAGGTGCGACCATCTTCCTGCTTGGCAAGACTCTGCAGTTTGGCCAACACCTTCTTGGCCTGTGGATGCTTGGCCAACTGCagagcaacagctgcaatcGACATGGAATATTGATCGTCTGTTTTATCCACCTCCTCGGCCACATATTGTAGAGCCTTGTCGATGTTTTCCTTGTATTTCGATATTACTTcctgtaaataaaaacttttgattAAATTCTGATTAAATGAACTCGATCTACAACTTACCTCATTTTCAAAGAACGCAATCAGCACAAAGGATGTAAGACCAAGAGCATTGTGATTGGCATTATCAAAGAGTTTTCCCACCTCGGGAAATTCGCCATTTTCCTTCTGCTTGGAGGCCAGGAAATCGAGGCCCTCCATTATTATCTTAGGATCGACATTTGTGTATTTTGCAGCTTGATGGAAGGACCTTACAACGTAGGCAGTCAACCAAGTGCTGCCGGAGGGATCCGATTTACCAAAGGCACTGTAGGAGCCATCGTCATGTTTATAGGTCAATTCACGCTGATAACCAACTTCGAGGAACTTCTTGGCTCTCGACACCACACTGGGCATCTTGCGGTTAGTCACCTCCAAATATTTGACCACCAAAATATTTGGCACAAAATTGACCATGTTCTGTTCACCACAACCGTAGGGCATGCGCACCAGATTGTCCAGATTCTTGATTGTGGGTCCCAGAAGATCACCAACCACAGAGAACTCGATAAAACCAGAATCGGGCACCGCTTCGGCCGGAATATCCACCTTCAGTTCTTGACTGAATTCGATCTGATTCTGAagattgatgaaaacagctcTGTTCTCGAATTTCGTAACACCCTCGGGTTCGACCTTCAACTTTTGATGAATCGTATCTCCCGCCAACGGCGATGTGGCTGTAATCTTCAAAGTTAAGGACCCCACCTTCTTGGGGCGTATCATAAAGGAGACACTCTTTCCATTATTCGATGGAACGGTAATCCTTTTAACTCGCTGTATTTCATCTATGGACTTTTCCTCAACTTCATTGGTGGCTTCGGTGAATTCAAACTCCTTGTCTGCGTTATCCATGGTTACTTCAGCCTCCAGCGTCTTGTCCAAGTAGTTGAAGATAATAACGGGCACGGCAATGACCTCacctttaaaaattaagtgtgTTAAGCTCTAGAGAGtctgaaaaatttaatgaaaacttaCCTCGCTTCACCGAATAAGGCAGATTGGTGGAAACGAAGAAGGGCTGAAATACCCGAATCTTGCTTGGATTTTCTGTTAGGGCCAAGCCCTTATTGGGACTCAAAGAGAATCCAGTCACAACCCATGAAGTTATGGTATCGGGTATCTTTCTCGTCAAAGTAAATTCTCCGGAGTCAGCACTATTTCGGAATAATTAGATATAACTATTAGATTTCTCGTCAGTTGAGTTCAACGTTAACATTTAACTACAGATAGACACAAGCACAAGTATCAATGAGTTCTATGTACATGATGAATCCAATACCAACATAAAttaccactatatcataccaTAAATAAGCAAGCAATCTTGAATAAGAGGACAAGTACGATTACTGGGTTTTATCATTCATTTgagaatattataaattttgtgtaCATTTTTGTAAGGTTTCCATCAAAAATCCAAGATTCGATAAATATTTCACGTATTCCAGAGCCGAAAATCGCtgaatactcgtatttgtCCTCATCGGCTGAGTTTTCAGATTCAAATGGTTTTTGTGTTGTCTTTCGTGTTTTGTTGGGATTCAGCCTTTCCCCACTGACTTTCATAATGGGAACTATACCCGTTTCcagttttttaatgttatttacttaaaatgtttaaataatttagaaagATTAGTGCGTTAGTTATTAGTAGCAAGTcgtacatttatttaagaactaGTACTAGATTAATAAAAGTGCATTTCAttccattaaataaatttaaatttagcctTCATCCAGAACACATCATTTGAAttggatatttaaaaatagcattAATTACGTATTGTTGTTAAGAAATATCCAAGTCTCTGGAAATTCCTTACGAATTTGAGGGATGACGGCGAGAAAACCAAACGATCCCGATATTGATGGAGGAAGAGGAATCGGAGGTAAAGGACCTGTAGACCCCGATATCGACGTCAATTGAGGACTAGGAAAACGCGATACATATCTAATATCCACGAGCCCATCTAATCACAAATAATGTGTTTAAAtaagcaaagaaaaagaattgattttcatatgcaataaacatatataatgCTCTAATATCCCTAGAAATCATCCTATGATGTATTATATACATTGTATATTTCAAACTCCATTCCAACGTACCAGTTAACTTTACACAGAAATTAAGAATAGTAGAAGAAATGAATGATTCAAATAGGAGCTAAGgtagaaaaaagaaaaggaagaaaaacTTGTAGTTACCcacaaaattaatacaatctaattcatactcgtatttatcGACATGATCAAATATCCAGCTTTCGGGAAACTCTTTACGAATTTGCAAATCTGGGACAGATTCGATAATATCTCTGTTAAGAATTCCAAAACTATCTAGTTGAAATTCGAGTTGAATTAACGGATCTGCataaagagttttaaaaataattagttataTAGTATTAGATATTCCtgtactttaaatttgtgatTCGAGTCACTGAGCTCTCTAGTATCAAATTTGAAGCTAATGAGTACAACTTGCACAAAACGAATTAAGGTATCGGTaggaaaaatttcattataataaGTTGACCCTTACAATTCATATTAggaatttattattcaaactTATTCTATACCACATTTGTGTACGAGTGGTTCTCGtgtttgtattattttctACACTTATTCCATAGGCCATTATCACAGTTAGTTCCCAAAATACACAATTcactcataaaaaatatatacattcacAATTACATAGTTTTGTCAACAAATATCCAAGTTTCGGGAAACTCTTTACGAACTTGAGGGACTGGAGCTCGAGCAAACTTAGGGGCAAAAGAAGGAGCAGGGCCTGCACTTGGATATGCCATCGAAAACTGCATACGGCTCTCGATAAACGTTGTCGATCCCCCTCCACCCCACATTAGTCTTTTTCGACCTATAGATAGTAATGAATAAAGATATAATACATTAATCCCATCGAGCTACGGATAATAAAGACAAATAATATGGAATTAAATTTGACCAAAATAAAGTATAGCTATCGACAAGAATTAGTTGTGCATAGCCAGGAGGAAGGTGAAATTTTAGTTATAATCTGAACCTTGAGATCATTATAATCGGCTGTACTATAACGCAAATAGTATAAAATGCCTGtgccaataataaataacaataacaccTTGAACTATCCAAAGCACTTCCTAAAGCTCGATCGAACTTTTCCCCATCGAAAAATACTTATGTAAAGAATACAGCATTAGGGAAACTCTTTATGAGTAAACTCTTTTTGGATAGAGCAGATAATTTCTCTGTTAAGAAATCTAAGACTATCTTGTTGAAGTTCGACTTAAAAAGCTATATTCAAATGTGCTAGTTTTTAATGGAGTCACAGAGCtctctatttttaattttacaactaTTTAATACAACTTCCACAATACGAATTAAGTTATCTGTATGACaaatttcattacaattaattttcaaacttaTTCTATACCACATTCGGGATACGAATggttctcttatttttttttttattattttcgacacTTATTCCATAGGGCTTTATTACAGTTAGTTCCCAAAAGCAatacattcataaaaataaatataagcattCTAAATTACATCGTATTGTCAACAAATATCCATGCCTCGGGAAACTCTTTACGTATTTGAGAGACTGGAGCTCGAGCGAAATTAGGGGCAGAGCCTGGACTTGGATATGCCATCATATACTGGGCATTTCCCGCTCCAACCATTAAATAATCGTACATTTGCGGTCCCCCTCCACCCCACCTTGGAAAATATCGAACTAGAGATAGTAATGAATGTTATATATAATCACAAGGAGCTATAGATGATAAAGATTAAGATTATAAGCGAATTGAATTTGCCGACAATAACGTGAAACTGTATAAAAAGATTAGTTGTGCAAATTCTAGAGTAAAGAACAATTTCCAGTACAATTTAATGGGATCTGTTTTTTGGGATCATTTTAATTGCTGGCAATATAATTGGAATGGATTAAAATGTCAGTGACAAAATCGTATAGCAACAAAACCTTGACTATCCAAGTCATTTACTAAAGATCTTTTTACTTGTCCTTCtcgaaatattcaaaaatccAGCTTTCGGGAAATTCTTTACGTATATGAATATTTTGGTTAGAGCTGATGTTATCTCCATCTGCAATATTAGAGAGGGTTGTTTCTTCCGAGACTAGAAGATTTTCTGTTGCAGGAATAGTAAAGTCATAGAATGTATCTGTACaaagaatataatttataatacaaattatgaatCATTATCCTTGCGCCCAGAAGATTAACAATCGTAACAAAATTTAGAGTTGGAATTCAACAAGAATGAGATGTAGAGTACTATATTTTTCAGAACAATATAATCAGTGGAATTATAATGCTAATAGTTTAAAGTAAAAGTGCCAATGATTAGTAACAATAAAAACTCGAACTACACAAAGAATTAACTAAAGGTTATTAATTGTCTATATGTGTCGGAAAATGTCGAGGTTCAATTCTTTGACTGATGTAAGACAGAACTTGTCGAATAAATTCTTCATTTACTTAGAATGTatgaatatacaaataatataacatttttaggataaataaaataaatacagtcACGTTGAGAATTCACTGATACCCCCTTAACacactaaacaattttatattagttGGTTTCAACGCGTATTCCAGTAAGCTTTAGTATCTTAATACAGTTAGTTGTTAACCAAAAAGCCCTTAATTTCATTGATAAAATAGAATGTATTCGGAATTACGTAGTATTGTCAAGATATATCCATGTTTCTGAAAAGTCTTTTCGAACTTGAGGAACGGCTGTAGATATAGGAAATCCTGTCGCAGATATTATTGGTGGGCCCGGTGCAGCCAATGAATACAGCACAATCCCGCTACCAAATAAAGGAAGTGCTGCATCGTGATAATATATATAACCTAAACAAAAGTGATTCGTTTTAGTACTCAACACGCATAGTTTAATTGATCGGCAGATGATTAACAGATGAGTTTCCATGTTCCCAAGTTTGTCTGTCCGTATCTATATAATGTTCCTTCGTCATTTTCTttctatatgtacatatattatatttaacgaTCATTTTTTGTGCAGTTAGTTGTtaacacaaattttttgttttcatacgGTAAAATTATAGAATTATCGTAATTACACATAGTTGTTACTAAATATCCAAGTTTCCGGAAATTCAGTTCGAGTCTTGGAAATAGCTCCAGGAACATACATTGGAGTATAAACTCCTGCCCTATGGTGAAATCGTATGTTTGATATTTGactaatattcattttttctttaaatactAAGTCTTTAAAGTCTCGGATATATATGTCTCGGATACCTGAATGCAAggaaaaaaatgatttcaataatattctattaaaataatcttgTAATTTATACAATCAATAAAGTATGCATTAAAAAGAACGCAACTGACTCGAATTTTTCTCAAtgaaatattatgaaaattaatatttgatgcATTAGCTTTGACGATAAGACAGTTAGTTGTTAGCCCAAAAGCATTCGATCTTATGTGGAAAAGTTGAGTATACAGAATTACGTTTTATTGCAAACAAATATCCATGTTTCCGGAAATTCTCTACGAACTTGCGGAACAACTGCTTGAACAACTGCAGGAGCAGACAGGAGCATCGGCATTCCTACACCACGTCGCATATTAGGCAATGAAGAAGCGTAAGAGCTTACAGGTCTTCTATTAAATATCCGTGAGTTTGGTCTATTCCGAGGATAATAAATGCGCCTGAAAATACCTGCCCCGTAATATAGTCGTTATCCTATCTAAAGCCGTGTCACAGAGTTTAATCAAAGCCTATTACCACGAAAACCTCTCCTATGTAATACAAGTAAGTGGTTTTAGTAATCATAACAATAAAGATAATTAGAGCACCCCAATAACAATGATAAGGAAACGGAAACTATACTAGCCATTTAATGAATTTACGTAACACAAGTCGTACTTTTTAGCGTTATAAAATATCCAGGTTTCAGGAAACTCCTCCCGAGTTTTTATGTCCTGCTCAAAAGCAATTACTTCTGAATGTGAGAAATAATCTCTAAACATGTATGACACGTAGGGAAGTTTATCTGGATAAGAATACAGCCGAACATAGTTAAGTTAGTCCTGAAAGACTGATGGGAAAATACCTTAACCTTAGTTTACCGAAATCTGGAGTATTTCTAATAGTATAGTACTACAAATTTGTCAGTGCGATCTCAAGCTATTGTGTTACTTGTATAATACTTGATTAATATGTGAGCACCATGCGTAAGGTTATCCAGGCAGCAACCCACCTCATTTTGGAAGATTGCCATATCCAGATCTCAGCGAAATTTTCACgtattaatttaactttttctgTCGCATCTGAATTTACGTGTAATTCGCTATCACTATCAAATGCGATAGCATCTTCTTCAAATTCATCTTCTTGGGATATGGGAAAGCCATCGACCTCATCGTCAGAAGAACGCGTTGctaaaatttgtataccaACAAATGTGTTCAGTCGAACCACAAATCTAACTTTGAACCCAATAGAAACCCGTATCTCGTATACTATTTATACTCTTTCTTCATttgaacaattattttataaatttcgcCAAAATTACTTTGGATCATATTAACTTACCGAAATTATAAGGATAATCGGCGTTTGTGAGTGTCACCAAGCCGGAAGAATCTCCTGGATAGCGACCATATCCCTGCTGCCAGGGTGTGGATGTCTTGTACTTGTTAAGACTGTTAAAGACATCATCGCGGGATAAATCGTTGCCAGACTTTAGCAATAGAACACTCTGATCGACGCCAAGCAAACCCACATACGAATCGGGATCGGTTTTCACCTGGATGTTAACGTCTTGACTTGGTTTTGCCTCCAAAGGAGCAGAGATTTCAATCTGTGGTGTAAAGATCAAATTTATAACCTATTTTTCAATGAACTTTCATCGACTTACTGAGTTTTCGAAatctttttcaaaattaagcgTCCGCTCCTGGAAACGTAATTCGTTGTTGACGACATAGTACACATAAATCGAGGCCTGTGGCACCATCTCAAAGGTCGGGTTAAACTTAATGGTATGGCTCTTGCGATTCTCGGGAACTTCAACATACTCGGATTTCACAATATTTCCACGCGCGACGATCGTGTAGATGAAGTAAGGAATTGGTTCGTTTGATTTCACATCAATGGAAATACTATTTCCCAATTTGGGCCTGTAAAATGAATGAGTTAgaagaaattgttatttaaatgttgattatttattatgattactTGTTCTATGAACCATAAGCAAAAGTAACGActacttgaccaactgtatataataataattatgttttgCAGCAAAACTTACATTTTGGTGTTCACTTCGATCTTCAAAGGGTCATTTGACTCGATAGCTGGTTGGAATTTGTTTAAGGAACCCAGTTGAGAGGTGGCATCCGCGTAGGATCCCTTAACACTGAAGAACCGATCCGTACTAACGGGTAGAGTAATATTGAATGTGGCAATACCATGCTCATCCAAGAGCGCTTCAAACACATGTGACTCGTTGTCTGGATCGGATTGAATAGTTCTATCAAAGTGAAAGTATCTGTGAGATGGCTCCAATGTTAGTTTTGCCTTCTTGGTTGCATCTCGCACAGGTGAGCCATCCAAGTTCTTTACTACAACCTGATAGACAAACGATTTTCCCGGATGATAACTGATGCTATTATCGATAGCTTCCAGTCTGTAGCGTTGGGAGTGCAGATTGACAGTAGTGGATGCGTTCTGTTTATTGCCCGTCAGTTCTTCAGTCACTTCAGCAAAGACTTTGAGAGGTGGGTTATATGCGGACTGCAATTCCATATCGGAAAGTGTGAATTCAACATGTCCCTTGCCATCGACATCGACTGTTTTCGTCTGCTCAAGAGAATTGCCACTTGGAGAGTAGTAACTATAGTTGGGTGAAATGGAAACAGTTGCCTTGCCCTTCACCGGTTTTCCATATGTGTACTTGGCCCGAATTGTGGCCTTAAGGACACCATCCTGTTTGGCAATATCTTTGGCGGATTCTACGACCACTTGAAATTTGGGCAGCACGTATTTGGCTACCTCAAAGGATTTTGTCTCGGATCCATCATCGGCAATACTGACAGCGATATTCCACATTCCCAGCATTGGTTGTTCCGATAACTGAAGTTCTCCGGCGAAGACGCCCTTGGTTAGTTTAACGTCCAGCAATTGCTTAATACGATTCTGGGCCCCATCACTGATAACAATCGTTATTGGCTTATCGATAACAGCCGGTCGTGTATTTGCATCCAGAATAAGCACTCGGTATTGAACAAGATCCGATGGCTTGTAGGTCGCCTTATCGGTTTGTATGAAAATCGATGGCTTGTTATCGGCATAGTTTAATTTCGTTGAATTCTCAAAGATAACGCCCTCAATACCGGCCGCTGTCAGATTGTAATCGCCACTTGATAATTTCGGCACATCGAATTCAACATTCACCGTCGATTTGGGCTCAACATCCACTTGTTTTGTCTCATTGTAGGATGGTCCAGTAATGCCCACTTTAATGATGCTCTTTACTTCGCCTTTATGCACAGAAACTGCCACATTATACTTATAGTTGGAGCGTATAGTGCCAGGTCCGATTACCGTATACAAActgcaatatttatatattatttaaaatatttatttgtcattgTTTTTACTGCCACTAcaagttaattttatatttgttagaCATTAGTTCAATGTTGattacaattgaaaataaaataaatattataacaaatataaagtACAGATTTAAGAATAATCCTATTCAtcaattgttcattttgttttgtttttggttcaCACTAATTAAAGTTTACGAACAACAGAAACCGGATTTTGAATGCCTATCAATAACTAAGCATCTATCAGAATCTATATAAACTTAATGAAGCTTTTATGTATTATGTGTTAATTCTGACGATCATCcatcattttatattattcgtACTCTGTGAACACTCAATTAATTTACCAATTGCATAACAAAGATATTTAATTATCGTAGCGTTAATGAAGCCATTTTTAACCACATTAAAAGAACAGAGAAGAGGGGTGCGAGTATTGCCTGAATTGTGGGCATTCAGTCAGGCATAATAAAGAGGTTTTTAATGTATCTTTAAAACATGTCAAGAGATAACGTTAACGTAACATTGAAGATGTATCTTTATAGATTGACAATGCATGCATACACTTTTCGGTTTATTACTATTCGACCGgtttcgaaaaaaaagaaagaaaagcaaaaacaaaaataataaaaagaaatgtttatCTTTCATTGTCTCATTTCTGATGTCTCAATTCGTGAGGAGCCCCTTATCTCTCAGTCTAGCGACACGTATACACGTATATGCGCACATACATTGGTGCACAGCATCTTGCttataacttaatttattctgagtataaataaattagatgATCCTTAGTTGAACTTTCTTATATATTACACTCATTTGTTTAGTTGCATATACCTATTGTTGATAATCATGGTCAGCCTAAGCTCGAATTTATGTACTTACCCAGTGGCATTTATGAACAGCCCCAATTGAAgaatacaaaagcaaattgttaaattacgCGACATATTCGCGTTTAgttttgcaaattgcaattaaaaatgctaaTCCGTTTGTTTTGCGCAACGGGCTTTCGGGAAAACACGGACACGCGACcgaaatatatgcaaaaaaaattaaaaaggaagGTACTTTTGAATACTATTTACAAAAGTGTCTATGATTCACAgtacacacgcatacacagcacaataaaaaatcattttggGTTTTCTGAACAACCACAAGATACGTTTTGATCCGAATCGATCGACGTTCGGATCCACAATGAGCTTGTCTCGATGCGAAGCGTGCTTTAAGTACGATTTTGAGTCTCTCACGAGCACCAATCGGTTAAACGGTTAGCATTGTCAACAAGCAAATACACACATGTGCAATTCCGAGTAGTTCTTTCTGAGGAATTCCCCGCTGTTAATTGCGTAGCTTCGATGCCTCGGCACATGCCGAACGATCTTCTGTTTGCTCGACGTCATTGATGATAGAGTTCCAACAGAGAGaactttatttgtttacaCTTTCTGTTTGATTTCGACCGACTCTAATGAGTCGAGCTATACGTGTTAGGGAAGTCTAGTGCTCAAGCCTCGATGCAGGAGAATCTTTTGAATATCTTTTTTGTTGAATAACTAATCAATTAATGACATATTTATAGGACTTTTAATCTTGAAAGTAAACACACGTCaaggataaataaaataacactttcttaatttattattcttaaatatgaATACGAAGCTgccagttttttaaattaataaaattacttatataatttaaatgaaaagctagcgtaaaaaataaaaaggtggatgtttttcatgttttaaattttaaaccaaCCTCTTTATAGTCTGAGATATCAGTCTCTGTAAAAAGAACAAAGCCAACATCGGAGGGGTATTCAGTTATGAAGGAACCAATTATATACTATCGGGTCGGTATTCTAAGtgttattttcatataatcCTTGTTCTAATGTAATTacactttaaattataaaaagttaagttaagttaagttatTCCCTCCGGTAATGACATTGCCTTTCTACCCAAAGTCTGACCCAATCAGTGTAAATGAACCGATTCCCTAATCTGTTCACTgatgtaaaaaattaagtcactgacccaaaacaaataatgaacttaataatatatatttaaataagttttttttattaaataaatggagaaaatataattacttGTTATCTAAGTCAAAAGCTTCATTATTTGTCTAACCGTTTGCGAATTGAAACTGCTTACCAAAGACAAGAACCACAAGGCGAAAGCTGTGCCCACGCTAAAGCTTAAGCTTTGCTTTTACCGGTTAAGCGGGCATCTTAAAATGCGAgcaatgcaaaagcaaaatgcTGGCAGAAAAATCAGTTGAATGCGAGCTTACAAACGGGCAACAGCGCGAATCGCAAAACAGGTGGACGCGCTTCAAATCGAAAGTGAAATACAAAAACGTGAGCAAAACGCTCCAAAAACGCGTCAGTATTAAGTTGGCGCAATCGTTTGGTGCTCGTTGAACAAGTgaagcaacaataaaatacaaaacaaaaaaaaacaagccaaTACGAGCTTTAAGCCAAGTTATTGGTGCAGAGTGCAAAGCAAGCTGTGCGGTCAATCGCGAGAGCTAAACTGGCGTCTCAACCCACACGAAAAGGCTAAAAGCCAACGAAAATTCAACTTGTAAATTATGTGTGCTgacaatatacaaaataatttggcTATTTAATTGAGAAACGTGTTTCtactttattcaaaaaa includes the following:
- the LOC117794465 gene encoding CD109 antigen isoform X9, translating into MSRNLTICFCILQLGLFINATGLYTVIGPGTIRSNYKYNVAVSVHKGEVKSIIKVGITGPSYNETKQVDVEPKSTVNVEFDVPKLSSGDYNLTAAGIEGVIFENSTKLNYADNKPSIFIQTDKATYKPSDLVQYRVLILDANTRPAVIDKPITIVISDGAQNRIKQLLDVKLTKGVFAGELQLSEQPMLGMWNIAVSIADDGSETKSFEVAKYVLPKFQVVVESAKDIAKQDGVLKATIRAKYTYGKPVKGKATVSISPNYSYYSPSGNSLEQTKTVDVDGKGHVEFTLSDMELQSAYNPPLKVFAEVTEELTGNKQNASTTVNLHSQRYRLEAIDNSISYHPGKSFVYQVVVKNLDGSPVRDATKKAKLTLEPSHRYFHFDRTIQSDPDNESHVFEALLDEHGIATFNITLPVSTDRFFSVKGSYADATSQLGSLNKFQPAIESNDPLKIEVNTKMPKLGNSISIDVKSNEPIPYFIYTIVARGNIVKSEYVEVPENRKSHTIKFNPTFEMVPQASIYVYYVVNNELRFQERTLNFEKDFENSIEISAPLEAKPSQDVNIQVKTDPDSYVGLLGVDQSVLLLKSGNDLSRDDVFNSLNKYKTSTPWQQGYGRYPGDSSGLVTLTNADYPYNFGIRVFKEKMNISQISNIRFHHRAGVYTPMYVPGAISKTRTEFPETWIFSNNYVADSGEFTLTRKIPDTITSWVVTGFSLSPNKGLALTENPSKIRVFQPFFVSTNLPYSVKRGEVIAVPVIIFNYLDKTLEAEVTMDNADKEFEFTEATNEVEEKSIDEIQRVKRITVPSNNGKSVSFMIRPKKVGSLTLKITATSPLAGDTIHQKLKVEPEGVTKFENRAVFINLQNQIEFSQELKVDIPAEAVPDSGFIEFSVVGDLLGPTIKNLDNLVRMPYGCGEQNMVNFVPNILVVKYLEVTNRKMPSVVSRAKKFLEVGYQRELTYKHDDGSYSAFGKSDPSGSTWLTAYVVRSFHQAAKYTNVDPKIIMEGLDFLASKQKENGEFPEVGKLFDNANHNALGLTSFVLIAFFENEEVISKYKENIDKALQYVAEEVDKTDDQYSMSIAAVALQLAKHPQAKKVLAKLQSLAKQEDGRTWWSKANSPSSESDRSVYWHPRSNDVEITSYVLMALLEEESAEASLPIIKWLIAQRNSNGGFSSTQDTVIGLQALTKFAFKTGSGTGNIDIDFTSSDGAGNDNKDTIQVKPDNSLVLQSHVLPKTTQKIDFTAKGQGSAMVQLSYRYNLAEKDKKPSFKVTPTVKDTPLQQLTLEICAEYVPLESNDPTKDSNMAVMEIALPSGFVGDLDSFGKIESIDRVKRIETKNSDSTVIVYFDSLTPGDVKCLPVEGIRAHSVAKQKPAAVSLYDYYETDRRATEYYQVKSSLCDICEGSDCGEGCKQDK
- the LOC117794465 gene encoding CD109 antigen isoform X4, yielding MSRNLTICFCILQLGLFINATGLYTVIGPGTIRSNYKYNVAVSVHKGEVKSIIKVGITGPSYNETKQVDVEPKSTVNVEFDVPKLSSGDYNLTAAGIEGVIFENSTKLNYADNKPSIFIQTDKATYKPSDLVQYRVLILDANTRPAVIDKPITIVISDGAQNRIKQLLDVKLTKGVFAGELQLSEQPMLGMWNIAVSIADDGSETKSFEVAKYVLPKFQVVVESAKDIAKQDGVLKATIRAKYTYGKPVKGKATVSISPNYSYYSPSGNSLEQTKTVDVDGKGHVEFTLSDMELQSAYNPPLKVFAEVTEELTGNKQNASTTVNLHSQRYRLEAIDNSISYHPGKSFVYQVVVKNLDGSPVRDATKKAKLTLEPSHRYFHFDRTIQSDPDNESHVFEALLDEHGIATFNITLPVSTDRFFSVKGSYADATSQLGSLNKFQPAIESNDPLKIEVNTKMPKLGNSISIDVKSNEPIPYFIYTIVARGNIVKSEYVEVPENRKSHTIKFNPTFEMVPQASIYVYYVVNNELRFQERTLNFEKDFENSIEISAPLEAKPSQDVNIQVKTDPDSYVGLLGVDQSVLLLKSGNDLSRDDVFNSLNKYKTSTPWQQGYGRYPGDSSGLVTLTNADYPYNFGIRDIYIRDFKDLVFKEKMNISQISNIRFHHRAGVYTPMYVPGAISKTRTEFPETWIFSNNYVADSGEFTLTRKIPDTITSWVVTGFSLSPNKGLALTENPSKIRVFQPFFVSTNLPYSVKRGEVIAVPVIIFNYLDKTLEAEVTMDNADKEFEFTEATNEVEEKSIDEIQRVKRITVPSNNGKSVSFMIRPKKVGSLTLKITATSPLAGDTIHQKLKVEPEGVTKFENRAVFINLQNQIEFSQELKVDIPAEAVPDSGFIEFSVVGDLLGPTIKNLDNLVRMPYGCGEQNMVNFVPNILVVKYLEVTNRKMPSVVSRAKKFLEVGYQRELTYKHDDGSYSAFGKSDPSGSTWLTAYVVRSFHQAAKYTNVDPKIIMEGLDFLASKQKENGEFPEVGKLFDNANHNALGLTSFVLIAFFENEEVISKYKENIDKALQYVAEEVDKTDDQYSMSIAAVALQLAKHPQAKKVLAKLQSLAKQEDGRTWWSKANSPSSESDRSVYWHPRSNDVEITSYVLMALLEEESAEASLPIIKWLIAQRNSNGGFSSTQDTVIGLQALTKFAFKTGSGTGNIDIDFTSSDGAGNDNKDTIQVKPDNSLVLQSHVLPKTTQKIDFTAKGQGSAMVQLSYRYNLAEKDKKPSFKVTPTVKDTPLQQLTLEICAEYVPLESNDPTKDSNMAVMEIALPSGFVGDLDSFGKIESIDRVKRIETKNSDSTVIVYFDSLTPGDVKCLPVEGIRAHSVAKQKPAAVSLYDYYETDRRATEYYQVKSSLCDICEGSDCGEGCKQDK